In a single window of the Sylvia atricapilla isolate bSylAtr1 chromosome 18, bSylAtr1.pri, whole genome shotgun sequence genome:
- the UTP6 gene encoding U3 small nucleolar RNA-associated protein 6 homolog: MAERIEQRLEDRLPELEQLERVGLFTHKEIRAVLRKASALEYKIQRRALRKEDFINYIQYEINLLELIKKRRARTGYSFKKDEIEYSILHRVHSLFNRATGKWKDDVQLWLSHVAFCKQWNAKHQLSKVFSTMLAIHSNKPALWIMAAKWEMETRLSSESARHLFLRALRFHPECPKLYQEYFRMELMHAEKQRKEKKEFEQAKMDLGEFNYSEEILNGEMARIVYRDASQKIKGVEFQLAVLSIAKLFDFTQDLQKEILESLQARYADDPLTWDHLARRELELGSLQPSEPATKQRKASEVAQAEERCCAVFDEAVGAVPTEDMWKCYITFCLERYNRKTNSEELKRKRLERTLSVFSKAHESSLLSEALYKQWLQLLLDSSLPEKAVEVAEAAAKKFRQSVETWQMRLQVLIQLKRDDVTQCFEEAIKHVKSKGTLPLWTLWVEWSEGTNSKEDTETLYQRSLQATTPAESVTMKEMYLDWTYRNCGYKKVKKLFTSLCENRPFSLDFFRKMIQIEKEQESCKMLHLREYYERALREFGSTNTDLWLDYIKEELSHPQGKPENCGSIHWRAMKMLQGDLVEDFVSKYTLLQTGHL, translated from the exons ATGGCTGAACGCATCGAGCAGCGGCTGGAGGATCGCCTCCcggagctggagcagctggagcggGTCGGGCTGTTCACACACAAAGAGATCCG GGCTGTCCTGAGGAAAGCCTCGGCTCTGGAGTACAAAATCCAGCGGAGAGCGCTGCGGAAGGAGGATTTCATCAATTATATCCAG TATGAAATTAATCTGCTGGAACTGATCAAGAAAAGAAGAGCA cGCACTGGTTATTCCTTTAAGAAGGATGAAATTGAGTACTCTATCCTGCATAGAGTCCACAGCCTGTTCAACCGAGCTACAGGGAAATGGAAA GATGATGTCCAGCTCTGGCTTTCCCATGTTGCATTTTGCAAGCAGTGG AATGCAAAACATCAACTCAGTAAGGTGTTCTCTACCATGTTGGCCATTCATTCCAATAAACCAG CGCTGTGGATTATGGCAGCAAAGTGGGAAATGGAGACACGCCTGTCATCAGAAAGTGCCAGGCACTTGTTCCTCCGTGCTCTGCGCTTCCATCCGGAGTGCCCCAAACTTTATCAAGAA TATTTCAGGATGGAGCTTATGCATGCTGAaaaacagaggaaggaaaagaaggaatttgaACAGGCAAAGATGGACCTG GGGGAATTCAATTACTCTGAAGAAATTCTCAATGGAGAAATGGCTCGCATAGTCTACAGGGATGCTTCTCAGAAAATTAAAG GTGTTGAGTTccagctggctgtgctctcTATTGCAAAGCTCTTTGATTTTACCCAAGATTTGCAAAAAGAAATCCTTGAAAG TTTGCAGGCCAGGTACGCTGATGATCCCCTGACCTGGGACCACCTGGCGCGCcgggagctggagctgggctccctgcagccctctgaACCCGCCACAAAGCAGAGGAAGGCCTCAGAAGTGGCCCAGGCAGAGGAACGGTGCTGTGCAGTCTTTGACGAAGCTGTGGGAGCAGTCCCAACAG AGGACATGTGGAAATGCTACATCACTTTTTGTTTAGAGAGGTACAACAGAAAAACCAACAGTGAAGAATTAAAGCGAAAG AGGCTGGAGAGGACCCTGAGTGTGTTCAGCAAAGCCCACGAGTCCAGTTTGCTCTCAGAAGCTCTCTACAAACAGTGG CTTCAGCTCTTACTGGACTCCAGCCTCCCTGAGAAGGCTGTGGAGGtggcagaagctgcagccaAGAAGTTCAGGCAGTCTGTGGAAACGTGGCAGATGAGGCTGCAAGTACTGATCCAGCTGAAGAGGGATGATGTGACCCAGTGTTTTGAAGAAGCCATTAAACATGTGAAATCTAAG GGCACTTTGCCATTATGGACGCTCTGGGTGGAATGGAGTGAGGGCACAAACAGCAAGGAGGACACAGAAACTCTCTACCAG AGATCCTTACAAGCCACAACACCTGCTGAATCTGTGACTATGAAAGAAATGTATCTTGACTGGACTTACAGAAATTGTGGTTATAAGAAAGTCAAGAAACTCTTTaccag cctgTGTGAAAATCGTCCGTTTTCGCTTGACTTCTTCAGGAAGATGATCCAAATAGAAAAGGAGCAA GAATCCTGCAAAATGCTTCACCTGAGAGAATACTACGAACGTGCTTTGAGGGAGTTTGGTTCAACAAATACTG acctcTGGCTGGATTATATCAAGGAGGAGCTAAGTCATCCTCAAGGCAAACCAGAAAACTGTGGGAGCATTCACTGGCGAGCTATGAAGATGTTGCAGGGAGACCTGGTGGaagattttgtttctaaatacaCCTTATTGCAAACTGGACATTTATGA
- the COPRS gene encoding coordinator of PRMT5 and differentiation stimulator: protein MAANSESANSEGKRLPNNTETMIWKPRKECLLQNVPNVPDGKSEESESASPSPSEDDVSGTTDEGWYNIYADLDVWDSEVSNMPESSGQQDASEHEVEDWDKELEESTYGPYDADDLYCGSFEENKIFGSYVWKEDWFYNPGCGHAPCFVFPPQVRTVEEGQFDDADE from the exons ATGGCTGCGAACTCTGAGTCTGCAAACTCTGAGGGGAAACGGCTTCCTAATAACACAGAAACTATGATCTGGAAGCCCAGAAAAG aATGTTTGCTGCAGAATGTGCCCAATGTTCCTGATGGCAAGTCTGAAGAAAGTGAAtctgcctctccctctcccagtgAAGATGATGTCAGTGGCACTACTGATGAGGGCTGGTACAATATATATGCTGACCTGGATGTGTGGGATAGTGAAGTTTCCAATATGCCTGAGTCTTCAGGACAGCAGGATGCATCTGAGCATGAGGTGGAGGACTGGGATAAAGAATTGGAGGAGTCTACATATGGTCCTTATG aTGCTGACGATCTCTACTGTGGAAgctttgaggaaaataaaattttcgGCTCCTATGTGTGGAAGGAGGATTGGTTTTACAACCCAGGCTGTGGCCACGCaccttgctttgttttcccacCACAAGTTAGAACAGTTGAGGAGGGCCAGTTTGATGATGCTGATGAATGA